One genomic segment of Erysipelotrichaceae bacterium 66202529 includes these proteins:
- the mscL gene encoding large conductance mechanosensitive channel protein MscL — protein MIDLAVDVIIGGAFTAIVTSLVNDIVMPAIGILFGGIDFTSLRYVITPASGDMAEAAIYYGRFIQNIINFLLIALVIFTIIRIINKFCRKKEESIPEPAAVEPSEEAVLLREIRDLISRNEKWHSIK, from the coding sequence ATGATTGATTTAGCAGTCGATGTTATCATTGGAGGGGCTTTTACTGCAATCGTGACCTCTCTTGTGAATGACATCGTCATGCCTGCTATCGGCATCCTGTTTGGAGGAATCGATTTTACAAGTTTGCGCTATGTTATCACTCCGGCATCAGGAGATATGGCGGAAGCAGCCATTTATTACGGAAGATTCATCCAGAATATCATCAATTTTCTGCTGATTGCACTGGTGATTTTTACGATCATCCGGATCATCAACAAATTCTGCCGAAAGAAAGAAGAGAGCATTCCAGAACCGGCAGCTGTTGAGCCGTCTGAGGAAGCAGTTCTTTTAAGAGAAATACGCGACCTGATATCGAGAAATGAGAAATGGCATTCTATAAAATAA